In Carya illinoinensis cultivar Pawnee chromosome 6, C.illinoinensisPawnee_v1, whole genome shotgun sequence, a single genomic region encodes these proteins:
- the LOC122312948 gene encoding uncharacterized protein LOC122312948 has protein sequence MAKIYLLKLLHIVSLHLQIFKPRQNCEELDGSGNTMWIEIFGCLFIYKLFRRLLNDVDVLELETSDSSALFGVANRFEKLYGGKVYVGLRIPDADTGSRQNVDMVLVTEGDAVVISVKNLSGIVYLNADGSWNCESGNKHQTERLPDPLMETKKQASILESYLEQRGVALPEGYFSCKVVLPNPNLRIIPSSDFPSEVITYDQWVQQKPEPKRMFSGWLKGGFRGGKKEMQESIHEKLNFILRTAPMWDRVELQGNKYVLGEFLEFMGKQEDIQALKNIKRSKVSRLIIKKRSWFGLTPYMLQVLYSPRDYRSEGTSDSEWKELTVRSSTEVFFRPENSTKVHKSKLSSIISLSLTA, from the exons ATGGCGAAGATATATCTACTTAAATTGCTCCACATTGTGTCATTGCATTTGCAAATTTTCAAGCCACGCCAAAATTGTGAGGAGCTAGACGGGAGCGGCAATACCATGTGGATAGAGATCTTCGGTTGCCTGTTCATTTACAAATTGTTCAGGCGTTTATTGAACGATGTAGATGTTTTGGAGCTCGAAACCTCTGATTCTAGTGCTCTTTTCGGAGTCGCAAATCG GTTTGAAAAGCTTTATGGTGGAAAGGTGTATGTGGGGCTTCGAATACCAGACGCCGACACCGGTTCACGACAGAATGTCGACATGGTTCTTGTCACCGAAGG GGACGCAGTGGTTATATCTGTTAAGAATTTATCTGGAATTGTATACTTGAATGCGGATGGCAGCTGGAATTGTGAAAGCGGCAATAAGCACCAAACAGAGCGTCTTCCTGATCCT CTGATGGAGACTAAAAAACAAGCTTCAATTCTTGAATCATATCTTGAACAGAGAGGAGTTGCTTTACCAGAAggatatttttcttgcaaagttGTACTGCCTAATCCGAACCTCCG TATCATCCCTTCAAGCGATTTTCCCTCCGAGGTCATCACCTACGACCAGTGGGTACAACAGAAACCAGAACCTAAACGTATGTTTTCTGGTTGGTTGAAAGGTGGCTTTCGCGGTGGTAAGAAAGAGATGCAAGAATCTATACATGAGAAGCTTAATTTCATCCTTCGCACAGCTCCAATGTGGGATAG GGTGGAGCTTCAAGGCAACAAATATGTCCTAGGGGAATTTCTGGAATTTATGGGGAAGCAGGAGGACATCCAggctttgaaaaatattaaaagatcaaAAGTCAGTCGTCTGATCATCAAAAAGAGAAGCTGGTTTGGATTAA CCCCCTATATGCTTCAAGTTTTGTACTCGCCTCGGGATTATAGGAGTGAAGGGACTTCAGATTCTGAGTGGAAGGAACTTACTGTAAGATCGAGTACCGAGGTTTTCTTTCGGCCTGAGAATTCAACCAAAGTCCACAAATCCAAGCTCTCTTCCATCATCTCCTTGTCGCTGACTGCTTAA